The following nucleotide sequence is from Nitrosopumilus adriaticus.
TTGCAGATAATCCCAAATCTCATCAAATTTGTGATGAATGTCTTTCATTGCAATAGTTGCATGAAATTTGAATTTATCTTTGGAATCTTGATCAAAATTTACTGAATCTGTAATTTTGAGAAGTTTTTTTGCTAATGTATGCCTAAATTCTTTGAGTTCCTTACTTGGTTTGATTTTCAAATAGATTACATTTTTTCTAGACGATGTGGTAATGAAGAGAAATTTTTTCTTTAATTCAAAATAATCGAAACCATCAATATCATATTCTAATTCTGAGAACTCTGAACCTACTTCACCTATAGTGTGAATGACTTCTCTGAGAGAATGACACCTAAATGGACCAAATAATGACATGTGTGGAACTGGTCTATGTTTTACTGCTCCGTGAACTCTAAATTTTTTATGTATGTCATAGATTAACTGGCGTGCTGTATGTTTTGGTTCTCCCATCATTCGAATTTCGATTAAATATGGTTTGATCATAATTTATCAACAAAAGTTTTGTGTAGAGTATACTACTTCATCAGAATTTATCGAGACCCCCACTCCGATTCTATCATATTTCTTTTCCAGTATGTTTGCT
It contains:
- a CDS encoding 2'-5' RNA ligase family protein, whose translation is MIKPYLIEIRMMGEPKHTARQLIYDIHKKFRVHGAVKHRPVPHMSLFGPFRCHSLREVIHTIGEVGSEFSELEYDIDGFDYFELKKKFLFITTSSRKNVIYLKIKPSKELKEFRHTLAKKLLKITDSVNFDQDSKDKFKFHATIAMKDIHHKFDEIWDYLQNYDIKTNGMCYRITLLNQGKIMYEYELPTKRLLNRQQSLRRRPRRRITRK